AAGATACCTCCCATTTTTCCAGAGTTTAACAGCTCGGAAGGATTTGGTGGTATAGGTCCTGAAGTTAGAACATCCAGGTTCTCAACGAATGTATCCTCAACCACATCCTCCGGGGCAGCTTTCCCCGTTAATATAGTCGTAACCCCATCAAGATTCAGCTTTCTAAACGTCGCATGTACGGTCGGACGACGTAAATCCGCATCTATTAACAACACTTTCTTCCCAGACTGTGCCCACGTCACAGCTACATTAGCAGATACTGTCGATTTACCTTCCAACATTGCTGAAGATGTAAACATTACAATCTGACAACGATTTAAGGCAGCTCCTGCAAATTCAATGTTGGTGCGGACAGTCCGAAATTGTTCCGAAACAACATGCTTTGGTTCGGCAAATGTTACCAACATCACACCATTTTTTTGAGTCTCATGATCTTCTCGATGAGGATGTAAAACATTTTTTAACGACCAGTTCATCTTTTCTTCTTCCCCCTTAGATTCGACGTCGACTACGTTGTGGAAAACTAGAAGAGCTCAGGCCCTCCGGTTCTGGATCATCTCTGTGACTTTGTTTTACATCCTCAATAGCTTGCCCCATATCTTTCATATGCCGAACATAATTGACAACGCCCAAATTAACTAATCCCAATTCATCAGTAATGAAATCGACATTTTTAATTGTTCTATCTGTCAACTCACGAATCAGTCCCCAAGCAAATGCAATAAGAACTCCTAAAAACAAGCCTACTAATGCAAAAATCTTTAATCGCGGCGAGACTGGATTAGAGTTAGCTGTCGCTTTTGAAACAACTGACACATTTGAAATGGTCATGATAGTGGCAATCTTTTTTTCGAACACCTTTGCAATTTCGTTAGCTATGTCTCGTGCCCTAACAGGATTTGCATCTCTCACACTCACAGTGAATACTTGTGAGTTTTGTTGGGTGGAAACCGAAACCATCTTTGCGAGATCATCTGCAGAAATGTTCGAATAACGAGCTGGTTCCAATTTATATTTGGCAGGTTGAGCTTTTTTTGTAACATATTGTTCTCTTAAACCTGTTGTGGCATTATATCGCGTACCATAAACTGCCTTCGTTGGTTTTTTTACCATAACCTTGCGAGGACTTGTTAAATCATCAGCAACAGCTTGTAGAACTACCGGACGTGTCAGAATATCCTTATAAGTATTGATTAGCTGGATATCAGCCTGTTGGGCATTCAATTGCATATTCGGATCATTATCTTGTTTGCGATTAACAAGCAAAGACGTATCTGATTCATATTTAGGCGCAATAAATGTCTGTGCTCCAAAATATGCAACTGCCATTCCAATAATCCCAAAGATGATCATTGGGATAAAGCTGCGTTTAAAAACGTTCCACAGTTGTGAAAAGTCAAATTGTTTGTTCATGAACTTCTTCCCCACCTAATTCAAAAATAGTTACCTTAATCAAAAAAAGACTGCCCACAGCGCAGCCACTTCTTTTCAAAGTTTTTAAAACTCCACTCCAAAGAATAATACCCTAGCATGGTCACTAAAGTCTACCCAATTTTTAGAGTAAGAAATCGTCTTGAAAATTTGTCTGTAAAAGGGCATGCCTTGAATAGACACAACTTTTAGCCCTGTGACAACATATAGTCGATTTTATTACAATCTCTTTACAATTTCCCCCAAACCCGTCAGAATGACCCTAACTTGTAACCAGACTCATCTGGATTTTAGTTTAAAATAAAAGCAACCTAACTTTTGGGGGCTTACTGATCATGAAAAAACATACGCTGCGTTTGCGGGACTGGATATTGTGTATCGCGTTAGGTTTGTTGATTGCCGGCGTTGGCGGCTTCTTTTATTTCCGCCATTACCAGTCCGAGCAGGCAATCGCTGTTAACCAGCAGACGCGTCAACGCATTCAAAACGATTCCAAAGCTAAAGTTAAAAAAGAAAAAGTGCTGAATCAGTACCGGCTTTTCGGGCTAACCGATAGCGATATCACGGCGGCTAAGGACTTACCTGTGACAGCCATTGGCGACTCGGTCATGCTAGGTAGTTCGGCTTACCTCAAGGTGTTGTTTCCAAAGATGTCGATTGATGCCGAAGTTGGCCGGCAAGTGCAGGCAGCGCCCGCGATTATCAGTCAGCTTAAGTCGGAAGGCAAGTTGGACGATACCGTCGTGATTAGCCTTGGTACGAATGGCCCGATGACGGAATCCGATATTAATGGCATTCTGGATCAGCTAGGCAGCAATCGCCAGGTCTTTTGGGTGACGGCGTATGCGCCGGGTAAAGCGTGGATTGATCCCGTGAATAAGTTGATTCATTCGGCGGCTAAGTCGCATAGCAATCTGCATGTGATTGACTGGTATTATCTGGCTGGCGGCAATGATGACTGGTTTGCCAATGATGGGGTTCACCCTAACGATGCCGGGCGTGTGCATTATTACACGTTGATCGCCAAGGATGTCATGCAGACGCTTAAGAAGTAGCGTGCCATCTGTTCTTGCCTACAGGCGTGTTTCACATAAGCCTCAATTTTAAAAATAACACCGAGATGACGGAAATCTTCTCGGTGTTATTTTTGATTGATTCTTAAATTTTGCTGGCGATCAGTGTGATCTTTTTGCTTCACATCGCTAGCCAGCTGTTTTCTGCTTAGTTTATTTGTCCAAATCCACATACCGTGTCAGCACCATCATCACAACGCCGCCGACTGCCATTGACACAGCCTCTCCCAAGGCAATGGTGGCGTAGGAGGCCCAGAATGGTACTCTGCTCATGATTGTGAGCTCGCCGGCAACTGTGAACATCGAAAAGGCGAAGAGGACGCCCATGATAGCGAATTTAGCCCATTTTTGATGGACAAATTTAGCTGCCCAGCGACTGATGACGATGAAGACGAGGGTGCCTAGTGTGCCGACTGGTACGTCGAGTAGTGCGGTTGGCGAGGCTAAATTGGCCAAAAAAACACCCAACGTAACCGCCCAGACGTACCGGCGATTGAAGAGCGCCGTGTAGTTGAGCATCTCGGAGAACCGGACCTGGACGACACCGAAGCTTAGCGGGCTGAGCATCAGGGTCATGACCACATAGATAGCGGCGACAATCGCGGTTTTGGTGAGACTGACGATTGAACGATGGGACATTGATGTTGTTTGCATATTGTTCTCCTTTGTGGCTTTGCCAGTAATAACGACGATCAAAGGAAATAAGTATCGTCGTGGAAGCGGTGTGCGCTTCCGATTCAATTAACATCATCTTAACAATGTTTCAAGTTTACTTTTCTAACCAACCGCCGTCAATAGGAATGACGGTGCCGTGAATGTAATCGGCGGCATCGCTGGCTAGGAAAAGGGATACCTGGGCGACTTCTTCTGGTTTGGCCCAGCGCTTGGCTGGCGTCTCCTCAGCTACCCACGTGGCCATTTTGCCATCACCGGCGAAGTCAGCGGCGTTCATGGGGGTATTGATGGCGCCTGGCGCTAAGGCATTGGCGCGAATGCCTCTTGCAGCGTAGTCGAGGTCTAACTGCTTGGTGAGCCCGATAACGGCGTGCTTGGCGGCTGTGTAGGCCACGCCTCCGCCGCCACCGACCAGTCCGGCGATGGAGCTCATGTTGATAAAAATGCCGTGGCCGCGCTTGAGCATTCCTGGTAACAGTGCCTTGATCATCAGGAACTGGCTGGTGAGATCAACATCAAGAATGTGCTGCCAGGTTGCCAGATCAGTGGCGGCGACGTCTTGATAACCATCCAGAATGCCCGCCGTGTTGCAGACAATGTCGGGCGCATAGTCACGAACGATGTTTTCTGCTGTCGCGGCCTTACTGACATCTGCCTGAATGGTGACGGCTAGCCCAGTCATCGGCTGAAGATCGACGCCAATAACCCGTGCACCAGCTGCTGTAAACGCCGCTGCCTGAGCCGCGCCGATTCCCGATGCCGCACCAGTCACAACAACCGTTTTGCCGCTAAAATCGAATGCTATCATGCGTCAACAAGTTGCCAATCTTCAGCGAGAATGTCACAGTCAGTCGGTGACCACAAGCTGAACGCTTCATCCGCGGTTTTGATCAGAAAATACGGATTTAACGTGTCACCTTCAAATTTGCCTTCCGGAACTAGCTGAACATACAACTCGGTGCCTTCCCAGCCAGTCCGAACGGCTTTCTTGCCTTTTTTCAGTGATGGTAAAACTGCTTCGAATGTCATGAAGTTATTTCCTCCTTTTTACTTGGCAGGCAGCCCACAGCCCATGTGTGGCTTAGCTAGCTACCTTGGATGTGAATTCAGTGCACTAAGTATACGCGATTTTTTGATTAGCGAACAGCCCCGAGCACAAAATGCCTGATTGGGGGAACGGCCATCAAGAGCGCTCATCCTTTTGACAC
Above is a window of Lacticaseibacillus casei DSM 20011 = JCM 1134 = ATCC 393 DNA encoding:
- a CDS encoding CpsD/CapB family tyrosine-protein kinase; translation: MNWSLKNVLHPHREDHETQKNGVMLVTFAEPKHVVSEQFRTVRTNIEFAGAALNRCQIVMFTSSAMLEGKSTVSANVAVTWAQSGKKVLLIDADLRRPTVHATFRKLNLDGVTTILTGKAAPEDVVEDTFVENLDVLTSGPIPPNPSELLNSGKMGGILKWARDAYDIIVLDAPPILAVSDVQVLVPRTDGVVIVANIGKTTKGDLKRTVEVLKLAKAKILGCVERVRTKHGDRGYGYGYGYGYENDNS
- a CDS encoding YveK family protein — translated: MNKQFDFSQLWNVFKRSFIPMIIFGIIGMAVAYFGAQTFIAPKYESDTSLLVNRKQDNDPNMQLNAQQADIQLINTYKDILTRPVVLQAVADDLTSPRKVMVKKPTKAVYGTRYNATTGLREQYVTKKAQPAKYKLEPARYSNISADDLAKMVSVSTQQNSQVFTVSVRDANPVRARDIANEIAKVFEKKIATIMTISNVSVVSKATANSNPVSPRLKIFALVGLFLGVLIAFAWGLIRELTDRTIKNVDFITDELGLVNLGVVNYVRHMKDMGQAIEDVKQSHRDDPEPEGLSSSSFPQRSRRRI
- a CDS encoding acyltransferase — encoded protein: MKKHTLRLRDWILCIALGLLIAGVGGFFYFRHYQSEQAIAVNQQTRQRIQNDSKAKVKKEKVLNQYRLFGLTDSDITAAKDLPVTAIGDSVMLGSSAYLKVLFPKMSIDAEVGRQVQAAPAIISQLKSEGKLDDTVVISLGTNGPMTESDINGILDQLGSNRQVFWVTAYAPGKAWIDPVNKLIHSAAKSHSNLHVIDWYYLAGGNDDWFANDGVHPNDAGRVHYYTLIAKDVMQTLKK
- a CDS encoding QueT transporter family protein — its product is MQTTSMSHRSIVSLTKTAIVAAIYVVMTLMLSPLSFGVVQVRFSEMLNYTALFNRRYVWAVTLGVFLANLASPTALLDVPVGTLGTLVFIVISRWAAKFVHQKWAKFAIMGVLFAFSMFTVAGELTIMSRVPFWASYATIALGEAVSMAVGGVVMMVLTRYVDLDK
- a CDS encoding 3-oxoacyl-ACP reductase; this translates as MIAFDFSGKTVVVTGAASGIGAAQAAAFTAAGARVIGVDLQPMTGLAVTIQADVSKAATAENIVRDYAPDIVCNTAGILDGYQDVAATDLATWQHILDVDLTSQFLMIKALLPGMLKRGHGIFINMSSIAGLVGGGGGVAYTAAKHAVIGLTKQLDLDYAARGIRANALAPGAINTPMNAADFAGDGKMATWVAEETPAKRWAKPEEVAQVSLFLASDAADYIHGTVIPIDGGWLEK
- a CDS encoding DUF2829 domain-containing protein; translation: MTFEAVLPSLKKGKKAVRTGWEGTELYVQLVPEGKFEGDTLNPYFLIKTADEAFSLWSPTDCDILAEDWQLVDA